A single window of Streptomyces xanthii DNA harbors:
- a CDS encoding zinc-binding dehydrogenase, translating into MFAAYAARIDRDQPLNGLELGERPAPADRPGWTTVNVKAASLNHHDLWSLRGVGLGEEALPMILGCDAAGIDQNGNEVVLHSVIGETGHGVGPRERRSILTEKYQGTFAEQVTVPEWNVLPKPKELSFEEAACLPTAWLTAYRMLFTNAGVRPGDSVLVQGAGGGVATAAIALGKAAGLRVFATSRDEAKRKRALELGAVEALESGARLPQRVDAVIETVGAATWSHSVKSLRPGGTLVISGATSGPNPPAAELNRIFFLELKVVGSTMGSKDELEDLLSFCAATGLRPVIDEVLPLDRAREGFEKMAGGDLFGKVVLTV; encoded by the coding sequence ATGTTCGCCGCCTACGCTGCCCGTATCGACCGTGATCAGCCGCTGAACGGACTGGAGCTGGGGGAGCGGCCCGCCCCCGCCGACCGGCCGGGCTGGACCACCGTGAACGTCAAGGCCGCCTCTCTCAACCATCACGACCTGTGGTCCCTGCGCGGGGTCGGACTCGGCGAGGAGGCGCTGCCCATGATCCTGGGCTGCGACGCCGCCGGGATCGACCAGAACGGCAACGAGGTCGTACTCCATTCGGTGATCGGCGAGACCGGTCACGGGGTGGGACCGCGCGAGCGCCGGTCCATCCTCACCGAGAAGTACCAGGGCACCTTCGCCGAGCAGGTCACCGTGCCCGAGTGGAACGTGCTGCCCAAGCCGAAGGAGCTCTCCTTCGAGGAGGCCGCCTGCCTGCCCACCGCCTGGCTGACCGCGTACCGGATGCTCTTCACCAACGCCGGGGTGCGCCCCGGTGACTCGGTCCTCGTGCAGGGCGCGGGCGGCGGTGTCGCCACGGCCGCGATCGCGCTCGGCAAGGCGGCCGGGCTGCGGGTCTTCGCGACGAGCCGCGACGAGGCCAAGCGCAAGCGGGCCCTGGAGCTCGGGGCCGTCGAGGCGCTGGAGTCCGGGGCGCGGCTGCCGCAGCGGGTCGACGCCGTCATCGAGACCGTGGGCGCCGCGACCTGGTCCCACTCCGTGAAGTCGCTCCGCCCCGGCGGCACGCTGGTGATCTCCGGCGCGACCAGCGGCCCCAACCCGCCGGCCGCCGAGCTCAACCGCATCTTCTTCCTGGAGCTCAAGGTCGTCGGCTCGACGATGGGCTCCAAGGACGAGCTGGAGGACCTGCTGTCCTTCTGCGCCGCGACCGGCCTCCGTCCTGTGATCGACGAGGTCCTGCCGCTCGACCGGGCCCGCGAGGGCTTCGAGAAGATGGCGGGCGGCGACCTCTTCGGCAAGGTCGTCCTGACCGTCTGA
- a CDS encoding NAD(P)-dependent malic enzyme, with protein MAAEIVNPRSDANTGNEGTDEPFDPAFALHRGGKMAVQATVPVRDKDDLSLAYTPGVAKVCSAIAEKPELVHDYTWKSNVVAVVTDGTAVLGLGDIGPEASLPVMEGKAILFKQFGGVDAVPLALSTTDVDEIVDTVVRLAPSFGGVNLEDIAAPRCFEIERKLQERLDIPVFHDDQHGTAVVTLAALKNAAKLSGRELGELRGVISGAGAAGVAIAKFLLEAGLGDVAVTDRKGIVSRDREDLNPVKRELAEITNKAGLSGTLEDALAGADLFIGVSGGTVPEPAVASMAPGAFVFAMANPNPEVHPDIAHKYAAVVATGRSDYPNQINNVLAFPGIFAGALQVRATRITEGMKIAAADAIADVVGDELAAGYVIPSPFDERVATAVTAAVAAAARAEGVAQR; from the coding sequence GTGGCAGCGGAGATCGTCAATCCTCGCAGCGACGCCAATACGGGCAACGAGGGCACTGACGAGCCCTTCGACCCGGCATTCGCGCTGCACCGCGGCGGCAAGATGGCCGTGCAGGCCACCGTGCCGGTCCGCGACAAGGACGACCTGTCCCTGGCGTACACGCCCGGCGTCGCGAAGGTGTGCAGCGCCATCGCGGAGAAGCCGGAGCTCGTCCACGACTACACGTGGAAGTCGAACGTCGTGGCGGTCGTGACCGACGGTACGGCCGTCCTGGGACTCGGTGACATCGGTCCCGAGGCCTCCCTCCCGGTGATGGAGGGCAAGGCCATTCTCTTCAAGCAGTTCGGTGGCGTGGACGCCGTGCCGCTCGCACTCTCGACGACCGACGTCGACGAGATCGTCGACACCGTCGTGCGCCTCGCCCCGTCCTTCGGCGGCGTCAACCTCGAGGACATCGCGGCTCCGCGGTGCTTCGAGATCGAGCGCAAGCTCCAGGAGCGGCTCGACATCCCGGTCTTCCACGACGACCAGCACGGCACCGCCGTGGTCACCCTCGCCGCGCTGAAGAACGCGGCGAAGCTCAGCGGGCGCGAGCTCGGCGAGCTGCGCGGTGTGATCTCCGGCGCCGGTGCGGCGGGCGTGGCGATCGCCAAGTTCCTGCTCGAGGCCGGTCTCGGCGACGTCGCCGTCACCGACCGCAAGGGCATCGTGAGCCGCGACCGCGAGGACCTCAACCCGGTCAAGCGCGAGCTCGCCGAGATCACGAACAAGGCGGGCCTGTCCGGCACGCTGGAGGACGCCCTCGCGGGCGCCGACCTCTTCATCGGCGTCTCCGGCGGTACGGTCCCCGAGCCGGCGGTCGCCTCGATGGCGCCGGGTGCCTTCGTCTTCGCGATGGCCAACCCGAACCCCGAGGTGCACCCCGACATCGCCCACAAGTACGCGGCCGTCGTCGCGACCGGGCGTTCGGACTACCCGAACCAGATCAACAACGTGCTGGCCTTCCCGGGCATCTTCGCGGGCGCCCTCCAGGTGCGGGCCACGCGGATCACCGAGGGCATGAAGATCGCCGCCGCCGACGCGATCGCCGACGTCGTGGGTGACGAGCTCGCCGCCGGTTACGTGATCCCGTCGCCGTTCGACGAGCGGGTGGCCACGGCCGTCACCGCCGCCGTGGCCGCCGCCGCGCGCGCCGAGGGCGTCGCCCAGCGCTGA
- a CDS encoding ABC transporter substrate-binding protein, with translation MTASTTRRTTATSAKSRIAAIGAIAVAGTLLLTGCGDQTKDKDAGSGTASTKNAPLADKLPKEIRDKGVIRVGSDIAYAPVEFKDKSGNAIGIDPDIAAAMGKQLGVKFEFENGTFDTLVTGLRSNRYDIAMSAMTDTKDRQEGVDSDTGKKVGEGVDFVDYFNAGVSIYTPKGKTQGIKTWDDLCGKKIVVQRGTVSHDLAKAQAKKCPKGKTLGIQAFDDDQQAQTRLRSGGADAGSSDFPVAAYAVKTTGGGKAFEIVGDQVDAAPYGIAVSKDQTQLRDAIKDALDAIIKSGEYDKIIAKWGVEAGAVKEATVNGGK, from the coding sequence ATGACCGCAAGCACCACCCGCCGCACGACCGCGACGTCCGCGAAGTCCCGGATAGCCGCGATCGGCGCGATCGCGGTCGCCGGCACCCTGCTGCTGACCGGCTGCGGCGACCAGACGAAGGACAAGGACGCGGGCTCCGGCACCGCCTCCACCAAGAACGCGCCGCTGGCCGACAAGCTCCCCAAGGAGATCCGCGACAAGGGCGTCATCCGGGTCGGCTCGGACATCGCCTACGCCCCGGTGGAGTTCAAGGACAAGTCGGGCAACGCGATCGGCATCGACCCCGACATCGCCGCGGCCATGGGCAAGCAGCTCGGCGTGAAGTTCGAGTTCGAGAACGGCACCTTCGACACCCTCGTCACGGGCCTTCGCTCGAACCGCTACGACATCGCGATGTCGGCCATGACGGACACCAAGGACCGTCAGGAGGGTGTCGACTCGGACACCGGCAAGAAGGTCGGCGAGGGCGTCGACTTCGTCGACTACTTCAACGCGGGCGTCTCCATCTACACGCCGAAGGGCAAGACCCAGGGCATCAAGACCTGGGACGACCTGTGCGGCAAGAAGATCGTCGTGCAGCGCGGCACGGTCTCCCACGACCTGGCCAAGGCGCAGGCCAAGAAGTGCCCCAAGGGCAAGACGCTGGGCATCCAGGCCTTCGACGACGACCAGCAGGCCCAGACCCGCCTGCGTTCGGGCGGCGCCGACGCCGGCTCCTCCGACTTCCCGGTCGCCGCGTACGCGGTCAAGACCACGGGCGGCGGCAAGGCCTTCGAGATCGTCGGCGACCAGGTCGACGCGGCCCCGTACGGCATCGCCGTCTCCAAGGACCAGACCCAGCTGCGCGACGCCATCAAGGACGCGCTCGACGCGATCATCAAGAGCGGCGAGTACGACAAGATCATCGCCAAGTGGGGCGTCGAGGCGGGCGCCGTCAAGGAAGCCACCGTCAACGGCGGTAAGTGA
- a CDS encoding amino acid ABC transporter permease, translating into MSVDIEKTGGGPEDTPPPTTAPEAIRAIPVRHYGRYLAAVVALALLGSIIYAFGQGKIQWSTVPEYFFDDRILTGVGKTLLLTVLSMLIGVVGGITLAVMRLSKNPVTSSIAWFYIWFFRGTPVLVQLFIWFNLGLVFEYINLGPIYKDYWSSFMTPLLTALLGLGLNEAAYMAEICRAGLMSVDEGQTEASHALGMSHSKTLRRIVIPQAMRVIVPPTGNEFINMLKTTSLVAAVQFNELFRYAQDIGQQSGSPVEMYFTAAAWYLIMTSILSVGQYYIERYYARGTSRQLPATPWQKVKANMLSLSNRSKAVGA; encoded by the coding sequence GTGTCTGTTGACATCGAGAAGACGGGCGGCGGCCCCGAGGACACGCCGCCGCCCACGACCGCGCCGGAAGCCATCAGGGCGATTCCGGTGCGGCATTACGGGCGTTACCTGGCCGCGGTGGTCGCGCTCGCGCTCCTGGGTTCGATCATCTATGCCTTCGGGCAGGGCAAGATCCAGTGGAGCACGGTCCCGGAGTACTTCTTCGACGACCGCATCCTGACGGGTGTCGGCAAGACGCTGCTGCTGACGGTCCTGTCGATGCTGATCGGTGTCGTGGGCGGTATCACGCTGGCCGTGATGCGTCTGTCGAAGAACCCGGTGACCAGCTCGATCGCCTGGTTCTACATCTGGTTCTTCCGTGGGACGCCGGTCCTGGTCCAGCTGTTCATCTGGTTCAACCTGGGCCTGGTCTTCGAGTACATCAACCTCGGTCCGATCTACAAGGACTACTGGTCCTCGTTCATGACGCCGCTGCTGACCGCGCTGCTGGGTCTGGGGCTGAACGAGGCCGCGTACATGGCGGAGATCTGCCGTGCGGGTCTGATGTCGGTCGACGAGGGCCAGACGGAGGCCTCGCACGCGCTGGGCATGTCGCACTCGAAGACGCTGCGGCGGATCGTGATCCCGCAGGCGATGCGGGTGATCGTGCCGCCGACGGGCAACGAGTTCATCAACATGCTCAAGACGACGTCGCTGGTCGCGGCGGTGCAGTTCAACGAGCTGTTCCGCTACGCGCAGGACATCGGTCAGCAGTCGGGTTCGCCGGTGGAGATGTACTTCACGGCGGCGGCCTGGTACCTGATCATGACGTCGATCCTGAGTGTGGGGCAGTACTACATCGAGCGGTACTACGCGCGCGGCACGTCCCGTCAGCTGCCCGCGACGCCGTGGCAGAAGGTGAAGGCGAACATGCTGTCGCTGTCGAACCGGTCCAAGGCGGTGGGCGCGTGA
- a CDS encoding amino acid ABC transporter ATP-binding protein: protein MNVMVKAEGVHKSFGAVQVLQGIDLEVKQGEVFCLIGPSGSGKSTFLRCINHLEKINGGRLYVDGELVGYRQQGDKLYELRDREVALKRRDIGMVFQRFNLFPHMTALENVMEAPVQVKKQSRADARKRAGELLERVGLGDKAKNYPSQLSGGQQQRVAIARALAMDPKLMLFDEPTSALDPELVGDVLDVMRDLAESGMTMIVVTHEMGFAREVGDSLVFMDGGVVVESGHPRDVLTNPQHDRTKSFLSKVL from the coding sequence GTGAACGTGATGGTGAAGGCGGAGGGCGTCCACAAGTCCTTCGGCGCGGTGCAGGTCCTGCAGGGCATCGACCTGGAGGTCAAGCAGGGTGAGGTGTTCTGCCTGATCGGCCCGTCCGGGTCGGGCAAGTCCACGTTCCTGCGCTGCATCAACCACCTGGAGAAGATCAACGGCGGCCGTCTGTACGTGGACGGTGAGCTGGTCGGCTACCGCCAGCAGGGCGACAAGCTGTACGAGCTGCGCGACCGGGAGGTGGCGTTGAAGCGGCGGGACATCGGCATGGTGTTCCAGCGGTTCAACCTCTTCCCCCACATGACGGCGCTGGAGAACGTCATGGAGGCGCCGGTCCAGGTCAAGAAGCAGTCGAGGGCGGATGCCCGCAAGCGGGCCGGCGAGCTCCTGGAGCGGGTCGGTCTCGGGGACAAGGCGAAGAACTATCCCTCGCAGCTGTCGGGCGGTCAGCAGCAGCGTGTGGCGATCGCCCGCGCGCTGGCCATGGATCCCAAGCTGATGCTGTTCGACGAGCCGACCTCGGCGCTCGACCCGGAGCTGGTGGGTGACGTCCTCGACGTCATGCGCGACCTCGCCGAATCGGGCATGACGATGATCGTCGTCACCCACGAGATGGGCTTCGCCCGGGAGGTCGGTGACAGCCTCGTCTTCATGGACGGCGGCGTCGTCGTCGAGTCCGGCCACCCCCGCGACGTGCTGACCAACCCCCAGCACGACCGCACCAAGTCCTTCCTGTCCAAGGTCCTCTGA
- a CDS encoding class I SAM-dependent methyltransferase: MTDVTETAAEGTTDWRAWQDSWDRQQEWYMPDREERFRVMLDMVEAFAGPAPRVLDLACGTGSITDRLLKRFPDATSVGVDLDPALLAIARGTFQGDERVSFVTADLKDPRWTEALPHTTYDAVLTATALHWLHSEPLAALYGQLAPLVRDGGVFMNADHMIDETTPRINAAERASRHARMDRARGEGAVDWAEWWALAAADPVLAGPTARRFEIYGEHADGDMPSVAWHAGALRSAGFGEARAVWRSPSDALVLAVR; the protein is encoded by the coding sequence ATGACCGACGTGACCGAGACCGCCGCCGAGGGAACGACCGACTGGCGTGCCTGGCAGGACAGCTGGGACCGGCAACAGGAGTGGTACATGCCGGACCGCGAGGAGCGGTTCCGGGTGATGCTCGACATGGTCGAGGCCTTCGCGGGGCCCGCGCCCCGCGTGCTCGACCTCGCCTGCGGCACCGGCAGCATCACCGACCGCCTCCTGAAGCGGTTCCCGGACGCGACCAGCGTCGGCGTCGACCTCGACCCGGCACTCCTCGCCATCGCCCGCGGCACCTTCCAGGGGGACGAGCGGGTCTCCTTCGTCACCGCGGACCTCAAGGACCCGCGCTGGACGGAGGCGCTGCCGCACACGACGTACGACGCCGTGCTCACCGCCACCGCCCTGCACTGGCTGCACTCCGAGCCTCTCGCCGCCCTGTATGGCCAACTGGCCCCGCTCGTCCGGGACGGCGGGGTGTTCATGAACGCGGACCACATGATCGACGAGACGACGCCGCGGATCAACGCCGCGGAGCGGGCGTCGCGGCACGCGCGCATGGACCGGGCCCGGGGCGAGGGCGCGGTCGACTGGGCCGAATGGTGGGCGCTGGCCGCGGCCGACCCCGTCCTGGCCGGCCCCACGGCCCGGCGGTTCGAGATCTACGGGGAGCACGCGGACGGGGACATGCCGTCGGTGGCCTGGCACGCGGGGGCGCTGCGCTCGGCGGGCTTCGGTGAGGCGCGGGCCGTCTGGCGGTCGCCGTCGGACGCGCTGGTCCTGGCGGTGCGGTAG
- a CDS encoding CGNR zinc finger domain-containing protein, which produces MELAYYSDYAVRLVNSEEPGRGKDELTSVDAVRALFGANQSAARRATESDLTRFRGVRARLRAVFEAADGGDETLAVDLLNSLLLEFPVSPQISGHDHRDDDGRPLWHMHLADHPSNATAGYAAIAAMGLAFHLTEYGVDRLGLCEAAPCRNAYLDTSTNRSRRYCSDRCATRANVAAYRARKRLEADRSQRTGRTAENTQDSTAVTER; this is translated from the coding sequence GTGGAACTGGCCTATTACTCGGACTACGCGGTGCGTCTCGTGAACAGCGAGGAGCCGGGCCGCGGCAAGGACGAGCTGACCTCGGTCGACGCGGTGCGCGCCCTGTTCGGCGCCAACCAGTCGGCGGCCCGCCGCGCCACCGAGTCCGATCTGACCCGCTTCCGTGGGGTGCGGGCCCGGCTGCGCGCGGTGTTCGAGGCGGCGGACGGCGGCGACGAGACGCTCGCCGTTGACCTGCTGAACTCCCTGCTCCTGGAGTTCCCGGTGAGCCCGCAGATCTCCGGGCACGACCACCGGGACGACGACGGGCGCCCGCTGTGGCACATGCACCTCGCGGACCATCCGTCGAACGCGACGGCGGGCTACGCGGCGATCGCCGCGATGGGCCTCGCCTTCCATCTGACGGAGTACGGCGTGGACCGGCTCGGCCTGTGCGAGGCGGCGCCCTGCCGCAACGCGTACCTGGACACGTCCACGAACCGCTCTCGCCGCTACTGCTCGGACCGCTGCGCGACCCGGGCCAACGTGGCCGCCTACCGGGCCCGCAAGCGCCTGGAGGCCGACCGGTCGCAGCGCACGGGCCGCACCGCGGAGAACACCCAGGACAGCACCGCCGTCACCGAGCGCTGA
- the sodX gene encoding nickel-type superoxide dismutase maturation protease, with protein MPEAIEEVREAKVPFQIIEVEGPSMVPTLYPGDWMLVQHGARVRPGDVVVLRHPFQQDLLVVKRIAERRDGGWWVLGDNPGAGGDSTVYGVVPDELVLARVRGRLRRRKPWEQGEGQRSVTAVLSWVFSAVRPVRCDRSASRRLRAR; from the coding sequence ATGCCCGAGGCGATCGAAGAAGTGCGCGAGGCGAAGGTGCCGTTTCAGATCATTGAGGTCGAGGGCCCGTCCATGGTGCCGACCCTGTACCCCGGCGACTGGATGCTGGTGCAGCACGGCGCCCGGGTGCGGCCTGGGGACGTCGTCGTCCTGCGGCACCCGTTCCAGCAGGACCTGCTGGTCGTCAAGCGGATCGCCGAACGCCGCGACGGCGGCTGGTGGGTGCTCGGGGACAACCCGGGCGCCGGGGGCGACAGCACCGTCTACGGAGTCGTGCCCGACGAGCTGGTGCTCGCCCGGGTGCGCGGCCGGCTGCGCCGCCGCAAGCCGTGGGAGCAGGGGGAGGGTCAGCGCTCGGTGACGGCGGTGCTGTCCTGGGTGTTCTCCGCGGTGCGGCCCGTGCGCTGCGACCGGTCGGCCTCCAGGCGCTTGCGGGCCCGGTAG
- the sodN gene encoding superoxide dismutase, Ni, with amino-acid sequence MLSRLFAPKVKASAHCDLPCGVYDPAQARIEAESVKAVQDKMAANDDAAFQTRAIVIKEQRAELAKHHVSVLWSDYFKPPHFEKYPELHQLVNDTLKALSAAKASSDPATGQKALDYIAQIDKIFWETKKA; translated from the coding sequence ATGCTCTCCCGCCTGTTCGCCCCCAAGGTGAAGGCCAGCGCTCACTGCGACCTCCCCTGCGGCGTGTACGACCCGGCCCAGGCCCGCATCGAGGCCGAGTCGGTCAAGGCCGTCCAGGACAAGATGGCCGCCAACGACGACGCCGCGTTCCAGACGCGCGCCATCGTCATCAAGGAGCAGCGCGCCGAGCTCGCCAAGCACCACGTGTCGGTGCTCTGGAGCGACTACTTCAAGCCCCCGCACTTCGAGAAGTACCCGGAGCTGCACCAGCTGGTGAACGACACCCTCAAGGCCCTCTCGGCCGCGAAGGCCTCGTCGGACCCGGCCACGGGCCAGAAGGCGCTCGACTACATCGCCCAGATCGACAAGATCTTCTGGGAGACCAAGAAGGCCTGA
- a CDS encoding ATP-grasp domain-containing protein — protein sequence MTAAPRPFLAVTPHASPTRELLAGAAARRGIDVVELAGPDGAKDLRGRPEGHYYGGPALAAHVAGDLGVALLEPTDAWLTELPRSVTGRSLRRATLAEARRLSGPAFVKPPTDKSFAAAVYADGAALPAGPPPATPVQIAEVVTWTAEFRLFVLDGEIRTGAQYATYGRLDAAPLEGHPRQTPVRDFAHRLLAAHAATLPSAVVLDVGLLADGTWAVVEANMPWFSTVYAAAPDRALDVVLRSAGPAARVTGRDQPFDRGRARRRGSAW from the coding sequence ATGACCGCCGCCCCGCGCCCCTTCCTCGCCGTCACCCCGCACGCGAGCCCGACGCGCGAACTGCTCGCGGGAGCCGCGGCCAGGCGCGGCATCGACGTCGTGGAACTCGCGGGCCCCGACGGCGCCAAGGACCTGCGCGGCCGCCCCGAGGGCCACTACTACGGCGGCCCGGCGCTCGCTGCCCACGTCGCCGGCGACCTGGGCGTCGCCCTCCTGGAACCCACCGACGCCTGGCTCACCGAACTGCCCCGCTCCGTCACCGGCCGCTCCCTGCGCCGGGCGACCCTGGCCGAGGCGCGCCGGCTGAGCGGCCCCGCCTTCGTCAAACCGCCCACCGACAAGTCCTTCGCGGCCGCGGTCTACGCCGACGGCGCCGCGCTCCCGGCCGGCCCGCCGCCCGCCACGCCGGTACAGATCGCCGAAGTCGTCACCTGGACCGCAGAGTTCCGCCTCTTCGTCCTCGACGGCGAGATCCGCACGGGCGCCCAGTACGCCACGTACGGCCGGCTCGACGCGGCGCCCCTCGAAGGACACCCGCGGCAGACCCCCGTACGGGACTTCGCGCACCGCCTCCTCGCGGCGCACGCCGCCACCCTGCCCAGCGCCGTCGTCCTCGACGTCGGACTCCTCGCGGACGGCACCTGGGCGGTCGTCGAGGCGAACATGCCGTGGTTCAGCACCGTCTACGCGGCCGCACCGGACCGCGCGCTCGACGTCGTCCTGCGCTCGGCAGGACCCGCGGCCCGCGTCACCGGCCGGGACCAGCCCTTCGACCGGGGCCGGGCACGCCGAAGGGGCTCGGCGTGGTGA
- a CDS encoding ATP-grasp domain-containing protein, which produces MARRPRVLYVTDLAYEARGRRYCDEDIFLTSRLRSAFDLALCHPRDAAALMDDFDGVVVRNSGPVIGYPEAYEAFRARAVERGTTVYSPLDGRGDMAGKQYLLDLTDAGFPVIPTVDRAADLHRLPAAEEYVAKPKLGADSIGLRFVGPDELTGLPYEDGLLVQPRIRFRYEVSFYFVDDTMQYALYAPDPERRWELRPYEPTDADREFARRFVEWNTVRHGIQRVDACRTPEGDLLLVELEDLNPYLSLDLVDEATRDTFVAAMTESVRAALAESR; this is translated from the coding sequence ATGGCCCGCCGTCCCCGCGTCCTCTACGTCACCGATCTCGCCTACGAGGCCCGTGGCCGCCGCTACTGCGACGAGGACATCTTCCTGACCTCGCGGCTGCGCTCCGCGTTCGACCTCGCCCTGTGCCACCCGCGGGACGCCGCCGCGCTGATGGACGACTTCGACGGGGTCGTCGTGCGCAACAGCGGCCCGGTCATCGGCTACCCGGAGGCGTACGAGGCCTTCCGCGCGCGGGCCGTGGAGCGCGGCACGACGGTCTACAGCCCGCTGGACGGCCGCGGCGACATGGCCGGCAAGCAGTACCTGCTGGACCTCACCGACGCCGGGTTCCCCGTGATCCCGACCGTCGACCGTGCCGCCGACCTGCACCGGCTGCCGGCCGCCGAGGAGTACGTGGCGAAGCCGAAGCTGGGTGCCGACTCCATAGGCCTGCGCTTCGTCGGCCCGGACGAGCTGACCGGGCTCCCCTACGAGGACGGCCTGCTGGTCCAGCCGCGGATCCGGTTCCGCTACGAGGTGTCGTTCTACTTCGTGGACGACACCATGCAGTACGCCCTGTACGCGCCGGACCCGGAGCGGCGCTGGGAGCTGCGCCCCTACGAACCGACGGACGCGGACCGGGAGTTCGCCCGGCGCTTCGTCGAATGGAACACCGTCCGGCACGGCATCCAGCGGGTCGACGCCTGCCGCACTCCGGAGGGTGACCTGCTGCTCGTCGAGCTGGAGGACCTCAATCCGTATCTCTCCCTCGACCTGGTGGACGAGGCGACGCGGGACACGTTCGTCGCCGCGATGACGGAGTCGGTGCGCGCCGCGCTCGCGGAAAGTCGTTAG
- a CDS encoding DUF952 domain-containing protein yields the protein MTELLHLTERTLWEQARATGTYTGSTRGKTLQDVGFIHCSYGPQLRGIAEALYGKDPEPGTLVVLVVDRDRLDVPVRDEEGVPGGELFPHIYGPLPVAAVTEVRDWP from the coding sequence ATGACTGAGCTGCTGCACCTCACCGAGCGCACCCTCTGGGAGCAGGCCCGCGCCACCGGCACGTACACCGGGTCGACGCGGGGCAAGACCCTCCAGGACGTCGGCTTCATCCACTGCTCGTACGGCCCTCAACTGCGCGGCATCGCCGAGGCGTTGTACGGGAAGGACCCCGAGCCCGGCACGCTGGTCGTCCTCGTCGTCGACAGGGACCGGCTCGACGTGCCGGTGCGCGACGAGGAGGGCGTGCCGGGCGGCGAGCTGTTCCCGCACATCTACGGGCCGCTGCCCGTCGCCGCCGTCACCGAGGTCCGCGACTGGCCCTGA
- a CDS encoding dihydrofolate reductase family protein, producing MRKLTYFVAVSVDGFIGDESGNGDVFTTYVDEEFMAFLAAEYPETLPTHVRAAVGLDGVPNRKFDTVLQGRGSYQVGLDAGITSPYGHLRELVATRSLEKSPDPNVELIRDDVVGRVRALKAEDGDRDIYLCGGAQLAGLLADEIDELIVKTYPVVFGGGMPMFAGRSSAITAFALEENRTFGNGVIVRRYARKS from the coding sequence TTGCGCAAGCTCACCTACTTCGTCGCCGTGTCCGTCGACGGCTTCATCGGCGACGAGTCCGGGAACGGCGACGTGTTCACCACGTACGTCGACGAGGAGTTCATGGCCTTCCTCGCCGCCGAGTACCCGGAGACCCTGCCGACCCATGTCCGGGCGGCGGTCGGCCTCGACGGCGTCCCGAACCGGAAGTTCGACACCGTCCTCCAGGGCCGCGGCAGCTACCAGGTCGGCCTCGACGCTGGCATCACCAGCCCCTACGGGCACCTGCGCGAGCTCGTCGCGACGCGCAGCCTGGAGAAGTCCCCCGACCCGAACGTCGAGCTGATCCGCGACGACGTCGTCGGCCGCGTCCGCGCGCTCAAGGCGGAGGACGGCGACCGGGACATCTACCTGTGCGGCGGCGCGCAACTGGCCGGACTGCTCGCCGACGAAATCGACGAACTGATCGTCAAGACGTACCCGGTGGTGTTCGGCGGCGGCATGCCGATGTTCGCCGGCCGCTCCAGCGCGATCACCGCGTTCGCCCTGGAGGAGAACCGCACGTTCGGGAACGGCGTGATCGTCCGCCGGTACGCCAGGAAGTCGTAG
- a CDS encoding TetR/AcrR family transcriptional regulator — MVRNPERRAALVDAAVEVLAAEGARGLTFRAVDTAAGVPTGTSSNYFTSRDDLLGQIDTWLHRRLAPDPAVVEELLTRPRDRALVTAFMRDLLGRAQRDRTGFLALMEMRLEAGRRPELRASLMKSLRGDLDEGVAFHLASGLPGGAEEVTLLYLGTLGLILETLTMPGMLEGAIPGVSVPEGVVERLVERIVPQA, encoded by the coding sequence ATGGTGAGGAATCCGGAGCGCAGGGCCGCCCTCGTGGACGCGGCGGTCGAGGTGCTCGCCGCCGAGGGCGCGCGCGGGCTGACCTTCCGGGCGGTGGACACCGCCGCGGGCGTGCCCACCGGCACGTCCTCGAACTACTTCACCAGCCGCGACGACCTGCTGGGCCAGATCGACACCTGGCTGCACCGGCGGCTCGCGCCGGACCCCGCGGTCGTCGAGGAGCTGCTCACCCGGCCCCGGGACCGCGCCCTGGTCACCGCGTTCATGCGCGATCTGCTGGGCCGCGCGCAGCGTGACCGCACCGGGTTCCTGGCCCTGATGGAGATGCGCCTGGAGGCGGGCCGGCGGCCCGAACTGCGCGCCTCCCTGATGAAGTCGCTCCGCGGCGACCTGGACGAGGGCGTCGCGTTCCACCTCGCGTCCGGGCTGCCCGGCGGCGCCGAGGAGGTCACGCTGCTCTACCTGGGCACGCTCGGGCTCATCCTGGAGACGCTGACGATGCCGGGCATGCTGGAGGGCGCCATCCCGGGCGTGAGCGTGCCCGAGGGGGTCGTCGAGCGGCTGGTGGAGCGGATCGTCCCTCAGGCGTGA